In the genome of Pelodiscus sinensis isolate JC-2024 chromosome 3, ASM4963464v1, whole genome shotgun sequence, one region contains:
- the MSGN1 gene encoding mesogenin-1, protein MDKLHETLTNMETDLGADNSVFLSSWDWKSSAGAYELNQISSPHSLSPSPSFESYSSSPCPAVTEMPYNSSSNSSSLIGYSLIDFPSAYLQNAGQAKAQKGTKARMSAQRRRKASEREKLRMRTLADALHTLRNYLPPVYSQRGQPLTKIQTLKYTIKYISELTDLLNSVKRA, encoded by the coding sequence ATGGATAAATTGCATGAGACTTTGACTAATATGGAAACTGATCTGGGCGCTGATaattctgtctttctgtcttcctGGGACTGGAAAAGCAGTGCAGGAGCCTATGAGCTGAACCAGATCTCCTCCCCTCACAGCTTATCTCCATCTCCTTCCTTTGAATCGTACTCTTCTTCCCCTTGTCCAGCTGTGACTGAGATGCcctacaacagcagcagcaacagcagcagcctgATCGGATACAGCTTGATAGATTTTCCTTCTGCATACTTACAAAATGCTGGACAGGCCAAAGCTCAGAAAGGCACCAAGGCCAGGATGTCAGCACAGCGCAGAAGGAAAGccagtgagagagagaagctcagGATGAGGACCCTGGCAGATGCTTTACACACCTTGCGCAATTACCTCCCTCCTGTCTACAGCCAAAGAGGCCAGCCTCTCACCAAAATACAGACACTGAAATACACCATCAAGTACATCAGTGAACTTACAGACCTGCTGAACAGTGTCAAACGGGCATAG